Genomic window (Bacteroidales bacterium):
CGTTTATCCGAGCAGCAAGACAAAAAGTTAAAAAACATCCATAAGGAATTGTTACAGCGGGCATCCGCTTTTTTGTTGTTGAAAGATTCAAAAGCATCATTTACCATTGAAGGAGAAAGCCCCAAAAGCAAACGGGCAGCACGCTGGGGTAAAGCAATAGGCCAGGCCGGGTCAAATCCTTTAAGCAAGGAAGAACTTTTGCGGTTGCAGCAATTGGTTATTGAAAGTACTCGTTTTGTTAGCATGGGATTTCGAAGGGAAGGTGGTTTTGTGGGCGATCATGACCGATCTACCGGTGAACCTTTACCCGAGCATATCTCTGCCAAATGGCAGGATTTGGATCAGTTAATTTCCGGCCTTATTAAAACCAGTAAATATCTTGAAGAGTCAGATATTGATGCAGTTATTGCAGCTACAAAAATTGCATTTGGGTTTGTTTTCATTCATCCTTTTCAGGATGGAAACGGACGGATCCATCGTTATCTGATACACCATATTCTGGCCAGAAAACAATTTACAAAGCAAGGTCTCATCTTTCCGGTTTCAGCTTCTATTCTTGATCATATCAATGATTATCGCCAGGTGCTTCAGAAATATTCTCACCCTCTTCTTGATTTTATTAACTGGGAAACTACCTCAGATAACAACATAAAGGTTCTGAATGATACCATTGATTATTACCGATACTTCGACGCCACTCCCCAGGCAGAGTTTCTTTATGATTGTGTGTATGATACAATCTACAACATTATTCCCCGGGAGGTAAGATATCTGGAGCAATATGACCAGTTCAAAAGATTTCTGGATGAAGAATTTGAAATGCCGGACAAAACAGTGGCACTTTTAGTCCGTTTTCTGGAACAAAATGAAGGAAAACTATCCAAAAGGGCAAGAGAAAAGGAATTCTCAGCATTATCCAGGGAAGAAATCGAAACAATTGAAAAACAATATTCGGAGATTTTTTCCGGGTGATTTATGTTCTGCTTC
Coding sequences:
- a CDS encoding Fic family protein encodes the protein MKNKNISQEITILHGRIAPEKARLVGYGAIIKFFSLAMPMPERLALVSYKNRQYKKQQWKIFTFRHLPDDNLYSHLVFAIKYEGINLLFFKKLFQQLSKSDIIQLVSREPTGQYSRKIWFLYEWLMQDVLDIADIKKGNYLPLLEEKLQYTVEGTYSKRHRIINNLPGTPDFCPLVFKTDKLENYIKSRLSEQQDKKLKNIHKELLQRASAFLLLKDSKASFTIEGESPKSKRAARWGKAIGQAGSNPLSKEELLRLQQLVIESTRFVSMGFRREGGFVGDHDRSTGEPLPEHISAKWQDLDQLISGLIKTSKYLEESDIDAVIAATKIAFGFVFIHPFQDGNGRIHRYLIHHILARKQFTKQGLIFPVSASILDHINDYRQVLQKYSHPLLDFINWETTSDNNIKVLNDTIDYYRYFDATPQAEFLYDCVYDTIYNIIPREVRYLEQYDQFKRFLDEEFEMPDKTVALLVRFLEQNEGKLSKRAREKEFSALSREEIETIEKQYSEIFSG